A window of Scophthalmus maximus strain ysfricsl-2021 chromosome 10, ASM2237912v1, whole genome shotgun sequence contains these coding sequences:
- the LOC118284211 gene encoding VIP peptides gives MCKAMLQRTGPQLLLLIALCSVLYSRTLSLPYTSMRPTRHADGLFTSGYSKLLGQLSARRYLESLIGKRVSDELMEEPVKRHSDAIFTDNYSRFRKQMAVKKYLNSVLTGKRSLEDPGASDPEESRDDPNTFQESYDDINVDHLLNNFQLPL, from the exons AT GTGTAAAGCGATGTTACAACGGACCGGCCCCCAGCTGCTCCTCCTAATAGCCCTGTGCAGTGTGTTGTACTCCCGGACCCTGAGTCTGCCATACACATCCatgag ACCGACGAGACACGCCGACGGTCTGTTCACCAGCGGATACAGCAAACTCCTGGGGCAGCTCTCGGCGCGGAGGTACCTGGAGTCTCTGATCGGCAAGCGGGTCAG CGACGAGCTGATGGAGGAGCCGGTGAAGCGTCACTCGGACGCCATCTTCACAGACAACTACAGCCGCTTCCGCAAACAGATGGCCGTCAAGAAGTACCTGAACTCGGTCTTGACGGGGAAGAGGAG cctAGAAGATCCCGGTGCCAGCGACCCGGAGGAGTCCAGGGACGACCCCAACACTTTCCAGGAGAGCTACGACGACATCAACGTAGATCACCTGCTAAACAACTTTCAACTG CCACTTTGA